In Vicia villosa cultivar HV-30 ecotype Madison, WI unplaced genomic scaffold, Vvil1.0 ctg.004533F_1_1, whole genome shotgun sequence, a single window of DNA contains:
- the LOC131642126 gene encoding GDSL esterase/lipase At1g28600-like — protein MTMLICSLQQPQQCLLIVLSLVFATSATSCYTSIFSFGDSLADTGNLNFISQPQSPNCLLPPYGETHFHHPNGRCSNGRLIIDFIAEDLGLPYVKPYLGFKNGGVEESGSIEGGVNFAVAGVTALDRSFFEEKGFVVGGTANYSLMVQIDEFKEMLPSICNSTSRCKDVLGSSLFVVGEIGGNDYGFPLLANNSYGDLIAYAPRIISVITSAIRELIDLGAVTILVPGNLPLGCNPVLLTMYATTDKAEYDEAGCLKWFNKLFEYHNELLQIELNKLRVVYPFTNIIYADYFNAALQLYKFPEHFGFDGSTLKLCCGGGGPYNYNETALCGNSEVTACDDPSKYVSWDGYHLTEAAYKIIAKGLLEGPYTIPKLSVSCLSSKISEVSLAAQ, from the exons ATGACTATGTTGATTTGTTCACTACAACAACCTCAACAATGTCTACTTATTGTTCTGTCACTGGTTTTTGCTACTTCTGCTACAAGTTGCTACACATCAATCTTCAGCTTTGGAGATTCCCTCGCTGATACAGGAAACTTGAATTTCATTTCTCAACCACAGAGTCCCAATTGTCTGCTCCCTCCTTACGGTGAAACCCATTTTCATCACCCTAATGGAAGGTGCTCTAATGGCAGACTCATCATTGATTTCATag CTGAGGATTTGGGACTTCCGTATGTGAAACCTTACTTGGGTTTCAAGAATGGTGGTGTGGAGGAAAGTGGGAGTATTGAAGGTGGAGTGAATTTTGCGGTTGCTGGAGTGACTGCTTTGGATAGGAGTTTCTTTGAAGAGAAAGGGTTTGTTGTTGGTGGGACTGCGAATTATTCTCTCATGGTTCAGATTGATGAGTTCAAGGAAATGTTGCCTTCTATATGCAATTCTACTTCAA GATGCAAAGATGTTCTTGGAAGCTCCTTGTTTGTTGTAGGAGAGATAGGAGGCAATGATTATGGTTTTCCATTGTTAGCAAATAACTCATATGGAGATCTTATTGCTTACGCACCACGTATAATATCTGTAATTACTTCAGCAATCAGG GAGTTGATTGACTTAGGCGCTGTAACAATTTTGGTTCCTGGAAATTTACCACTTGGATGCAATCCGGTCTTATTAACAATGTATGCAACTACTGATAAAGCGGAGTATGATGAAGCTGGATGTTTGAAATGGTTTAACAAGTTATTCGAATACCATAACGAGCTTCTTCAAATCGAACTAAATAAGCTTCGAGTGGTGTATCCTTTTACTAACATCATCTATGCAGATTATTTCAATGCTGCATTGCAGCTTTACAAATTTCCAGAACATTTCG GATTTGATGGAAGTACTTTGAAACTATGTTGTGGAGGTGGAGGTCCTTACAACTACAATGAAACAGCCCTATGTGGAAATTCAGAGGTGACTGCATGTGATGATCCATCAAAATATGTTAGTTGGGATGGATATCATTTAACTGAGGCTGCATATAAAATCATAGCTAAGGGTTTATTAGAAGGACCATACACCATCCCTAAACTTAGTGTCTCTTGTCTTAGTAGTAAGATCTCTGAAGTTTCATTAGCTGCCCAATGA